In one window of Arachis ipaensis cultivar K30076 chromosome B06, Araip1.1, whole genome shotgun sequence DNA:
- the LOC107646043 gene encoding glycogen synthase kinase-3 homolog MsK-3, translating into MASAGVVPASGVKDMNGSSVAVERLPDEMNDMKIRDDREMETAVVDGNGTETGHIIVTTIGGKNGQPKQTISYMAERVVGHGSFGVVFQAKCLETGETVAIKKVLQDKRYKNRELQTMRLLDHPNVVSLKHCFFSTTEKDELYLNLVLEYVPETVNRVIRHYNKMNQRMPLIYVKLYSYQIFRALAYLHNSIGVCHRDIKPQNLLVNPHTHQLKICDFGSAKILVKGEPNISYICSRYYRAPELIFGATEYTTAIDIWSGGCVLGELLLGQPLFPGESGVDQLVEIIKVLGTPTREEIKCMNPNYTEFKFPQIKAHPWHKIFHKRMPPEAVDLVARLLQYSPNLRSTALEALVHPFFDELRDPNTRLPNGRFLPPLFNFKPSELKGVPVEMLVKLIPPHARKQCASFSS; encoded by the exons ATGGCATCAGCGGGTGTAGTACCTGCTTCTGGAGTAAAAGATATGAACGGAAGTTCAGTTGCTGTTGAAAGATTACCTGATGAGATGAATGACATGAAGATCAGGGATGACAGG GAAATGGAAACTGCTGTGGTAGATGGAAATGGCACTGAAACGGGACACATAATTGTCACTACCATTGGTGGTAAAAATGGTCAGCCCAAGCAG ACAATAAGCTATATGGCTGAGCGTGTTGTTGGACATGGGTCTTTTGGTGTGGTTTTCCAG GCGAAGTGCTTGGAGACTGGTGAAACTGTGGCTATAAAGAAGGTTCTTCAGGACAAGAGATACAAGAACCGGGAATTGCAAACAATGCGCCTTCTTGACCACCCTAATGTCGTCTCTTTGAAGCATTGCTTCTTCTCAACGACTGAGAAAGATGAGCTCTATCTTAACTTGGTACTGGAGTATGTTCCCGAGACTGTCAATAGGGTGATCAGACACTACAACAAAATGAATCAAAGGATGCCATTGATATATGTCAAACTATATTCTTATCAG ATATTTAGAGCACTTGCTTATCTTCACAACAGCATTGGAGTATGTCACAGGGACATAAAACCTCAAAATTTACTG GTCAATCCTCACACCCACCAGCTGAAGATATGTGACTTTGGAAGTGCTAAAATTTTG GTAAAAGGTGAACCAAACATATCTTACATCTGTTCTAGGTACTACAGAGCTCCTGAGCTCATATTTGGGGCAACTGAATACACCACTGCCATTGACATCTGGTCAGGTGGTTGTGTACTTGGCGAACTATTACTTGGCCAG CCTCTCTTTCCGGGTGAGAGTGGAGTAGACCAACTTGTGGAAATTATCAAG GTTTTAGGTACGCCAACAAGGGAAGAAATCAAGTGTATGAATCCTAATTACACAGAATTTAAATTCCCTCAAATCAAAGCTCATCCATGGCACAAG ATCTTTCACAAGCGGATGCCGCCTGAAGCTGTGGATCTTGTTGCAAGACTACTGCAGTACTCTCCAAATCTTCGAAGCACAGCT TTGGAGGCTCTTGTCCATCCATTCTTTGATGAACTGCGCGATCCGAATACCCGCCTACCAAATGGACGCTTTCTTCCTCCATTGTTCAACTTCAAACCAAGTG AGCTGAAGGGAGTGCCTGTGGAGATGCTGGTGAAGCTGATTCCTCCTCATGCAAGAAAGCAGTGTGCCTCCTTTAGTTCTTAG
- the LOC107646587 gene encoding uncharacterized protein LOC107646587 yields the protein MVLEISIEPSMITEVETYNFTYRHYPYTVYVDDQRILCIHTTSSQTLSKWLTDLLKFTPKNTPVIVGLTAEHQFTRCTKRGVKDHRYDYISLCVGFHCLLYPLPEQADYYNAKQNPKPLCDFFANPRVIAVGMEIEKVKAKLEKHHGIELKKAFDLRAMAVEGLKEVGEKVDLWRYDLDKLAKTVLGKHFDVVRPEKKLDWFDEETWWYLYKVYTDEKTMFITIDTYLCYLIGLELHGMIHGDEAGCKSKKKVNKKKNS from the coding sequence ATGGTTCTCGAGATCAGCATTGAACCCAGCATGATCACCGAGGTCGAGACTTACAACTTCACTTACCGCCATTACCCTTACACCGTTTATGTCGACGACCAACGCATCCTCTGCATTCACACCACCTCTTCCCAAACGCTCTCCAAGTGGCTCACCGACCTTCTCAAGTTCACTCCCAAAAACACCCCGGTCATCGTCGGCCTAACCGCCGAGCACCAATTTACCAGGTGCACCAAGCGCGGTGTCAAAGACCACCGCTACGACTACATTTCCCTCTGTGTTGGCTTTCACTGCCTCCTCTACCCTCTTCCCGAACAAGCTGACTATTACAACGCGAAGCAAAACCCTAAGCCCCTCTGCGACTTCTTCGCCAACCCTAGGGTTATCGCGGTCGGAATGGAGATCGAAAAGGTGAAGGCAAAGCTGGAGAAGCACCACGGGATCGAGCTGAAGAAGGCGTTCGACCTTAGGGCGATGGCGGTAGAAGGGCTAAAAGAGGTAGGGGAGAAGGTGGATCTATGGCGGTACGATCTTGACAAGTTGGCGAAGACAGTACTAGGGAAGCACTTTGACGTGGTGAGACCGGAAAAGAAGCTGGACTGGTTCGATGAAGAAACCTGGTGGTATTTGTACAAAGTGTATACGGATGAGAAGACGATGTTCATCACCATTGATACTTATCTTTGCTACCTCATTGGTTTGGAGCTGCATGGTATGATCCATGGAGATGAAGCCGGTTGCAAGTCCAAGAAGAAGGTTAACAAAAAGAAGAACTCGTGA